A single region of the Photobacterium sanguinicancri genome encodes:
- a CDS encoding formate hydrogenlyase maturation HycH family protein has protein sequence MSEEVKEAEQALKADNVMFYALSRKFVDEQYDVPEEAKQVLYYSLAIGHHLGVVDCLKTVLQCTRDEYKAWVEKLPKESEAYRKMAGFFIFGEITIYPDHLHMLAGAFSNIPVEEQDEKQQALTAGLIEVLTEIYHEPTMYLMVRSR, from the coding sequence ATGTCAGAAGAAGTAAAAGAGGCCGAACAAGCGCTAAAAGCTGACAATGTCATGTTTTATGCGCTTAGCCGTAAGTTTGTTGATGAGCAATATGATGTACCCGAAGAAGCCAAGCAAGTGTTGTATTACAGCCTTGCTATTGGTCACCACCTTGGTGTCGTCGATTGCTTGAAAACCGTATTGCAATGCACCAGAGACGAATACAAAGCTTGGGTAGAGAAGTTACCTAAAGAGAGTGAAGCCTACCGAAAGATGGCGGGCTTTTTCATCTTTGGTGAAATCACCATTTATCCCGATCATCTTCACATGCTAGCGGGGGCTTTCTCGAACATTCCTGTTGAAGAGCAAGATGAAAAGCAACAAGCCTTAACCGCAGGATTGATTGAAGTACTGACCGAGATTTACCACGAACCCACAATGTATTTAATGGTGAGAAGTCGCTAA
- a CDS encoding NADH-quinone oxidoreductase subunit B family protein has product MKGIKKIVGTAHTAAQPLELDPHAAKLKSTLLNDIKRSAYVYRVDCGGCNACEIEIFAATTPVFDTERFGIKVVASPRHADILLFTGAVTRPMRMPALRAYEAAPDPKIVVSYGACGCDGGIFHDLYGVWGGTDKIIPVDVYIPGCPPTPAATIYGFAMALGLLDQKLKAEVHFEDPTERVTLKHTGIPLELKVLIEREARLLAGYRHGQQIADEFMDLLVSCTPDDVDSKVNQFMVEKNDPRLHEIIESLYRVSLAHMSGQSIGEPASGATQSSATPNSATKSAEKTKQSESTELVTD; this is encoded by the coding sequence ATGAAAGGAATTAAGAAAATTGTCGGCACTGCCCATACGGCGGCTCAGCCGCTTGAGCTTGATCCTCATGCCGCGAAATTAAAAAGTACCTTGCTGAATGATATTAAGCGCTCGGCGTATGTGTATCGGGTTGACTGTGGGGGCTGTAACGCCTGCGAAATTGAAATTTTTGCCGCAACCACCCCCGTATTTGATACCGAGCGCTTTGGTATCAAGGTGGTGGCTTCACCGCGTCATGCCGATATTTTGCTGTTTACGGGGGCAGTGACCCGCCCAATGCGAATGCCTGCACTGCGTGCTTATGAAGCGGCACCTGATCCAAAAATCGTGGTGTCTTACGGCGCTTGTGGCTGTGATGGCGGTATTTTCCACGACCTTTATGGCGTGTGGGGCGGGACGGATAAGATCATTCCCGTTGATGTTTATATTCCGGGCTGTCCACCAACACCTGCGGCAACCATTTATGGGTTCGCGATGGCGTTAGGTTTGCTTGATCAAAAACTCAAAGCTGAAGTGCATTTTGAAGACCCAACAGAGCGAGTCACCTTGAAACATACGGGGATCCCACTGGAGCTAAAAGTGTTGATTGAACGCGAAGCGCGTCTTTTAGCTGGGTATCGCCATGGTCAGCAAATTGCTGATGAATTTATGGATTTGCTAGTGAGTTGTACCCCAGACGATGTTGATAGCAAAGTGAACCAGTTTATGGTCGAAAAAAACGATCCTCGTCTGCATGAAATTATCGAAAGTTTGTACCGCGTTTCACTTGCCCACATGAGCGGGCAATCAATCGGTGAACCAGCAAGTGGTGCGACACAGAGTAGTGCTACGCCTAATAGTGCTACGAAAAGCGCAGAGAAGACTAAGCAGTCTGAATCGACTGAACTCGTGACGGATTAG
- the hyfH gene encoding hydrogenase 4 subunit H: MFKLIKTIIKAGESTTKYPFAPLEVSDDFRGKPEYNPEQCIACAACTRACPANALIMETDAEQGTRRWQLSIARCIFCGRCEEVCPTQAIKLSKEFELAVTNKKDLYQEANFSLTQCRECGIGFAPRKAVEYALDLLKQGGMSEEQFEVRRQQLETCPDCRRKQNMLDGGNILLGKNVLHAKQLNKEVSDERN; the protein is encoded by the coding sequence ATGTTTAAATTAATAAAAACCATCATTAAAGCCGGCGAAAGTACGACAAAGTATCCTTTTGCACCGCTTGAAGTGAGTGACGATTTTCGTGGTAAACCTGAATATAACCCAGAGCAGTGTATTGCTTGCGCTGCCTGTACGCGTGCGTGCCCAGCTAATGCGTTGATTATGGAAACTGATGCCGAACAAGGAACTCGTCGTTGGCAGTTATCCATTGCTCGCTGCATTTTCTGTGGTCGCTGTGAAGAAGTGTGCCCAACCCAAGCGATCAAGTTATCGAAAGAGTTTGAGCTGGCAGTCACTAATAAAAAAGATCTGTATCAAGAAGCAAATTTTTCTCTTACTCAATGTCGTGAGTGCGGTATCGGTTTTGCGCCGCGGAAAGCGGTTGAATATGCCTTGGACTTATTAAAACAGGGCGGTATGAGTGAAGAGCAGTTTGAAGTGCGTCGTCAGCAGCTTGAAACCTGTCCTGATTGTCGTCGTAAACAAAACATGCTGGACGGTGGCAATATTTTGCTTGGTAAAAATGTTCTCCATGCCAAGCAATTAAATAAGGAAGTGTCAGATGAAAGGAATTAA
- a CDS encoding hydrogenase large subunit yields MDTLELNTKQNNKQGYGYIAGVRQFFPSAIIDEEWQTHNQVTITVKATALIDVMKWLYYDQGGWLTVSFGNDERSLNGHFAVYHAMSMEGEVKSWVTVKVLVDAVSQEFPSITPVIPAAVWGEREVRDMYGLRPVGLPDERRLVLPDDWPDDLHPLRKDAMDYRQRPMPTTETETYKFDNQLGDDKNRIVPVGPLHITSDEPGHFRLFVDGEDIVDADYRMFYVHRGMEKLAETRMGYNEVAFLTDRVCGICGFTHSVGYSNSVENALDIPVPARAKMIRTVLLEVERLHSHMLNIGLSSHFVGFDTGFMQFFRVREKTMEMAELLTGARKTYGLNLIGGVRRDILQSHRAKGIALVRQVRQEFKGLVDMLLSTPNIEQRIVGVGILSKDIARDYSPVGPLIRGSGFKRDARIVHQQSLEAYGDVPFELQAFDGGDVQSRVMVRIKEVFDSLNIIEYGLDTLPSGALLTEGFTYTPNKFALGFTEAPRGENVHWSMTGDNQKLFRWRCRAATYANWPTLRYMLRGNTVSDAPLIIGSLDPCYSCTDRVTLVDTKKRKSTTVSYKEIERYGIERKNSPLK; encoded by the coding sequence GTGGATACTTTAGAACTCAATACTAAACAAAATAACAAGCAGGGCTACGGCTATATCGCAGGCGTTCGCCAATTCTTTCCTAGCGCCATTATCGATGAAGAATGGCAAACCCATAATCAAGTCACGATTACGGTAAAAGCGACGGCGTTGATCGATGTGATGAAGTGGTTGTACTACGACCAAGGTGGTTGGCTTACTGTTTCTTTCGGTAATGACGAGCGCTCGCTTAACGGCCATTTTGCTGTTTACCACGCAATGTCGATGGAAGGTGAAGTTAAAAGTTGGGTGACGGTCAAGGTATTAGTCGATGCGGTGAGCCAAGAATTCCCATCAATTACTCCTGTGATCCCTGCCGCGGTGTGGGGCGAACGTGAAGTACGTGACATGTATGGTTTGCGTCCAGTAGGCCTGCCCGATGAGCGCCGCTTGGTTTTACCCGATGATTGGCCTGACGACCTTCACCCTTTGAGAAAAGATGCGATGGATTATCGTCAACGTCCGATGCCGACCACAGAAACGGAAACCTATAAGTTCGATAATCAACTAGGTGATGATAAAAACCGCATTGTGCCAGTTGGTCCATTGCACATTACGTCTGATGAACCGGGGCATTTTCGCTTATTCGTTGATGGTGAAGACATTGTCGATGCGGATTACCGCATGTTCTATGTCCACCGTGGGATGGAAAAGCTGGCTGAAACCCGTATGGGCTATAATGAGGTCGCATTTCTGACTGACCGCGTGTGTGGAATTTGTGGCTTCACCCATAGCGTGGGTTATAGCAATTCAGTTGAAAACGCCTTGGATATCCCAGTACCAGCACGGGCGAAAATGATCCGTACCGTATTACTGGAAGTGGAGCGTTTACATAGCCACATGCTGAACATCGGATTATCGAGTCACTTTGTGGGCTTTGATACGGGCTTTATGCAGTTCTTCCGTGTTCGTGAAAAAACCATGGAAATGGCAGAGCTCTTAACGGGCGCCCGTAAAACCTATGGTTTGAACCTGATTGGTGGTGTTCGTCGCGATATTTTGCAATCACACCGTGCTAAAGGGATTGCACTGGTTCGCCAGGTACGCCAAGAGTTTAAAGGTTTGGTCGATATGCTGCTTAGCACGCCAAACATTGAACAACGTATCGTTGGGGTTGGGATCTTATCTAAAGATATCGCCCGTGATTACAGCCCAGTCGGGCCATTGATCCGCGGTAGTGGTTTTAAGCGTGATGCACGTATTGTTCACCAGCAATCGCTTGAAGCTTATGGCGATGTACCGTTCGAGCTGCAAGCCTTTGATGGCGGAGATGTGCAATCTAGGGTGATGGTGCGGATAAAAGAAGTATTTGATTCACTCAATATTATCGAATACGGGTTAGACACTTTACCGAGTGGCGCCTTGTTGACAGAAGGCTTTACCTATACCCCGAACAAATTTGCCCTTGGTTTCACTGAAGCACCGCGTGGTGAAAACGTTCACTGGAGTATGACGGGGGATAACCAAAAACTGTTCCGCTGGCGTTGTCGTGCAGCAACATACGCCAACTGGCCGACGTTACGTTATATGTTACGCGGTAACACTGTCTCTGATGCGCCACTTATCATAGGTAGTTTGGATCCATGCTACTCCTGTACCGACCGTGTGACGCTGGTGGATACCAAAAAACGCAAGTCGACCACAGTGTCTTACAAAGAAATAGAACGTTATGGCATTGAGCGGAAAAACTCACCACTCAAGTAG
- a CDS encoding hydrogenase 4 subunit F produces MSSTLLLPLLLAVPFVAGIVSFLSYWGGKGLRQLAIGAHVISMLAVLAISWTLAADVFIDGPIFAAHQWLYLDSLSALFTALLALVGLLTGFYSIGYIGHEFKEGELSAKKVALYYGLFNFFLATMLVAVTANNVIMMWVAIEATTISSVFLVGLYGQRSSLEAAWKYIIICSVGVAFGLFGSIMAYSNAAAVFSDPSTAIFWTEIHQHANLLDPTLVHISFIFILIGFGTKTGLFPMHAWLPDAHSEAPSPVSALLSAGLLNCALLVILRYYIITVKAIGPQFPQMLMMVFGFMSVAVAAFFIITQRDLKRLLAYSSVENMGLITLAIALGPLGILAGLLHVINHSLGKTLMFCGSGNILLKYGTRDMDTVKGVLKVAPITGVLMGMGALALGGVPPFNLFISEFMVVTAGIGSNHTMMTVVLLFLLTVVLAGLARMVAGCVLGPKPELVEKGELGVMTLAPMIVLIVLMLVMGTHIPKPILHGLDRAALVVLDSQEETMIDALNLPWQMQPSVSVDTTPSSVALHKER; encoded by the coding sequence ATGTCTTCTACACTTTTACTCCCGTTGCTGCTGGCTGTGCCGTTTGTGGCTGGGATTGTCTCTTTTCTCTCTTATTGGGGAGGTAAGGGGTTAAGGCAATTAGCCATCGGAGCACATGTTATTAGCATGCTGGCTGTGTTGGCGATTTCGTGGACGCTGGCTGCGGATGTGTTTATCGATGGTCCTATATTTGCGGCTCATCAATGGCTGTACTTAGACAGCTTATCAGCGTTGTTTACTGCTTTACTGGCTTTAGTCGGGCTATTAACCGGTTTTTATTCGATTGGCTATATCGGCCATGAGTTTAAAGAAGGGGAGTTATCGGCGAAGAAAGTCGCGCTGTACTACGGCTTATTTAACTTCTTTCTCGCCACTATGCTGGTGGCAGTTACTGCGAATAACGTGATCATGATGTGGGTGGCGATTGAAGCAACCACTATCAGTTCGGTGTTCTTAGTCGGTTTATACGGTCAACGTTCATCGCTGGAAGCGGCGTGGAAATACATCATCATCTGTAGTGTCGGTGTGGCATTTGGGCTGTTTGGCTCGATCATGGCGTACTCCAATGCAGCGGCTGTGTTTAGCGACCCATCAACAGCGATTTTCTGGACTGAAATTCATCAACACGCCAACTTGCTGGATCCGACCTTGGTCCATATCTCATTCATCTTCATTTTGATTGGGTTTGGTACTAAAACCGGTCTATTCCCAATGCATGCGTGGCTACCCGATGCGCACTCCGAAGCGCCAAGCCCTGTCAGTGCCTTGTTGTCTGCGGGTCTACTTAACTGTGCATTATTGGTCATCCTGCGTTATTACATCATCACAGTAAAAGCGATTGGTCCGCAGTTTCCGCAAATGCTGATGATGGTGTTTGGCTTTATGTCGGTGGCTGTTGCGGCATTCTTCATTATTACCCAGCGCGACCTTAAACGCTTACTCGCCTATTCGAGTGTCGAGAACATGGGGCTGATCACGCTGGCGATCGCGCTTGGCCCTTTAGGGATTTTAGCAGGGCTATTGCATGTGATTAACCACAGCTTGGGTAAAACCCTGATGTTCTGTGGCTCGGGCAATATCTTGTTGAAATACGGCACCCGTGACATGGATACAGTGAAAGGGGTCTTAAAAGTCGCCCCTATCACAGGTGTATTGATGGGCATGGGCGCATTGGCGCTAGGTGGTGTACCGCCATTTAACTTATTCATCAGTGAATTCATGGTGGTGACAGCAGGTATTGGTAGCAATCACACGATGATGACGGTGGTGCTCTTGTTCTTACTGACCGTGGTGTTAGCAGGGCTTGCGCGCATGGTGGCGGGGTGTGTACTGGGGCCAAAACCTGAGTTGGTTGAAAAAGGCGAACTGGGCGTGATGACCTTGGCACCAATGATTGTACTGATTGTACTCATGCTGGTAATGGGAACCCATATTCCTAAGCCTATTCTGCACGGTTTAGATCGCGCGGCCTTGGTGGTACTTGATAGCCAAGAAGAAACCATGATCGATGCCTTAAACCTACCTTGGCAAATGCAGCCATCTGTTTCAGTCGATACAACCCCATCTTCTGTTGCCCTACATAAAGAGAGATAA
- the hyfE gene encoding hydrogenase 4 membrane subunit has protein sequence MNGEIVINNLAGLLIVTSLMVIGVNKPRVVAMLYSLQSFVLVLTFVAIANTVDAPQLYHWSITAFITKVIALPALLYYAFSKMYDAEANKPVIHFAWLVIIGGVITLLSFLAVESVQLPLVAHLKPALAVSLGHFFLGLLCIVSQRNILKQLFGYCLMENGSSLTLALLANKAPGLVEIGVTIDAVFAVIFMIILVRQIYTKLHTLDAQQLTTLKG, from the coding sequence ATGAATGGAGAAATTGTAATTAATAATCTAGCCGGGCTGTTGATCGTTACCTCCTTGATGGTAATTGGGGTCAACAAGCCGCGGGTAGTGGCGATGCTGTACTCGCTACAGTCATTTGTTTTGGTGCTGACCTTTGTTGCTATCGCCAATACCGTGGATGCGCCGCAACTTTATCACTGGTCGATCACGGCCTTTATTACCAAGGTGATCGCACTGCCTGCGCTGCTGTATTACGCCTTTAGCAAGATGTATGACGCTGAAGCCAATAAGCCCGTTATCCACTTTGCGTGGTTGGTCATTATTGGTGGGGTGATCACCTTACTGAGCTTCTTGGCGGTGGAATCTGTGCAGCTTCCTTTGGTTGCACATTTAAAACCGGCATTGGCGGTATCGCTAGGTCACTTCTTCTTAGGGTTACTGTGTATTGTCAGCCAACGAAACATCCTCAAGCAGCTGTTTGGTTATTGCTTGATGGAAAACGGTTCGTCACTGACTTTGGCACTGCTTGCCAATAAAGCCCCTGGGCTGGTGGAGATTGGCGTCACCATTGATGCGGTGTTTGCGGTGATCTTCATGATTATTCTGGTTAGGCAGATTTACACCAAGTTACATACCTTGGATGCCCAGCAACTCACTACGTTAAAGGGGTAA
- a CDS encoding hydrogenase 4 subunit D, whose translation MDIIALLTIFVPFLGAIITVLVPRQAAKWVCQLFAALASLGTLILAATFFNSGETSVTYQLVMFSQTEIFGLTIDKVSTLIAVAVVVLGLLVSIYSLGYMTEGNREHPHEGLPRYYAFLLIFIGAMAGLVLSSTILGQLLFFEITGACSWSLIGYYQKPTSLKAALKALLVTHVASIGLFVAAAFVFKETGTFSLSALASLSPETKTIVFLGILMAAWGKSAQLPLHVWLPDAMNAPTPVSAYLHAASMVKVGVYIFARAIMSGGDIPEVIGVIGVTGAMITLIYGFIMYLPQTDMKRLLAYSTITQLAYIFLALSLSVFGSDLAFEGGVTYIFNHAFAKSLFFLVAGALSYTCGTRMLPALRGIVKKSPLLAVGFCVAALAITGVPPFNGFFSKFPLFAAGFTLSSEHSWLMPVMILALVESVASFGWILYWFGKTVVGEPSEAVATATPLPRSMSAVLIILIIMSFCSSFIASNWLS comes from the coding sequence ATGGATATTATTGCTCTATTAACGATTTTCGTTCCCTTTTTAGGGGCGATCATCACAGTCTTAGTGCCTCGGCAGGCGGCGAAGTGGGTGTGTCAGCTATTCGCTGCACTTGCCTCGCTCGGTACGCTGATATTAGCCGCGACCTTTTTTAACAGTGGCGAAACCAGCGTTACTTATCAACTGGTCATGTTTTCCCAAACGGAAATATTTGGCTTAACCATAGATAAAGTCAGCACCTTAATCGCAGTGGCGGTGGTAGTGCTGGGGCTGTTGGTTAGCATTTATTCGCTAGGCTACATGACCGAAGGCAACCGTGAACACCCCCATGAAGGTTTGCCACGTTACTACGCTTTTTTGCTGATATTTATCGGTGCAATGGCGGGTTTAGTACTGTCGTCGACCATTCTCGGTCAGTTGCTGTTCTTTGAAATTACAGGGGCCTGTTCTTGGTCGTTGATTGGCTACTACCAAAAACCGACATCGCTTAAAGCGGCACTCAAAGCCTTACTGGTGACTCACGTTGCTTCGATTGGTTTGTTTGTGGCGGCTGCGTTTGTGTTCAAAGAAACGGGGACGTTCTCGTTATCCGCTTTGGCTTCGCTATCGCCAGAAACCAAAACCATCGTGTTCTTAGGCATCTTGATGGCGGCATGGGGTAAATCAGCTCAGTTACCGCTGCATGTTTGGTTACCCGATGCGATGAATGCGCCAACGCCTGTCAGTGCTTATTTGCATGCCGCGTCCATGGTGAAAGTGGGCGTGTATATCTTTGCGCGCGCGATTATGTCGGGGGGAGACATTCCTGAAGTGATCGGGGTGATAGGTGTGACAGGGGCGATGATCACCTTGATCTACGGCTTCATCATGTACTTACCACAAACCGATATGAAGCGTCTGCTGGCGTACTCCACGATTACACAGTTGGCTTATATCTTCCTTGCGTTGTCGCTATCTGTCTTTGGTTCCGACCTCGCTTTCGAAGGTGGGGTGACGTACATCTTTAACCATGCCTTTGCGAAGAGCTTGTTCTTCTTGGTGGCGGGTGCGCTGAGTTATACCTGCGGTACGCGTATGCTGCCAGCACTGCGCGGTATCGTGAAGAAATCGCCATTATTAGCGGTAGGTTTCTGCGTGGCCGCCTTGGCTATCACGGGTGTGCCGCCGTTCAATGGTTTCTTCAGTAAATTCCCACTGTTTGCCGCGGGTTTCACCTTATCTAGCGAACATAGCTGGTTGATGCCTGTGATGATCTTGGCTTTGGTTGAATCGGTCGCGAGCTTTGGTTGGATCTTGTACTGGTTCGGTAAAACTGTTGTTGGTGAACCTTCAGAGGCCGTCGCCACGGCTACACCTCTTCCTCGCTCCATGAGTGCCGTACTGATCATTCTGATCATTATGTCTTTCTGTTCGAGCTTTATTGCCTCTAATTGGCTGAGTTAA
- a CDS encoding respiratory chain complex I subunit 1 family protein: MQGLEMPSPELIALAIVQALIMLGLAPLVTGFSRVLRAKMHSRQGPGVLQDYRDIFKLLRRQEVAPTPSGVIFKIMPSVLIITMLLIGMALPTVTNYSPFPIAGDVITDIYLFAIFRFFFALAGLDSGSMFSGIGSSRELTLGVLVEPILMLSIFTMALVVGTSDLGYISNHMATETWAAPGATVLAGIACAFVIFIEMGKLPFDCAEAEQELQEGPITEYAGSGLAMVKLGLGLKQLVVAQLFLAIFIPFGKATSLTFPALASATGILMLKLFVVFLVAGVIENSVARTRFLKTHHLTWVGFGIAVLAFIFFLTGL; encoded by the coding sequence ATGCAAGGGCTTGAGATGCCAAGTCCTGAGCTGATTGCGTTAGCTATCGTTCAGGCATTAATCATGCTGGGGCTCGCCCCCCTTGTGACAGGCTTTTCGCGTGTTCTTCGCGCCAAAATGCACTCACGTCAGGGGCCGGGTGTACTGCAAGACTACCGAGATATCTTTAAGTTACTTCGTCGCCAAGAAGTAGCGCCAACACCGTCGGGGGTGATTTTCAAAATCATGCCATCGGTACTGATCATCACTATGTTGTTGATTGGTATGGCGCTGCCAACGGTGACTAATTACTCGCCATTTCCAATTGCAGGCGATGTGATCACCGATATCTATTTGTTTGCCATCTTCCGCTTCTTCTTTGCGTTAGCGGGGTTAGATTCAGGCAGCATGTTTTCAGGGATCGGTTCTAGCCGTGAACTGACACTGGGTGTGCTGGTAGAGCCGATTTTGATGCTGTCCATTTTTACGATGGCATTGGTAGTGGGCACCTCTGACCTTGGTTACATCAGTAATCATATGGCAACCGAGACATGGGCAGCCCCTGGCGCAACAGTATTAGCGGGGATTGCTTGTGCATTCGTGATCTTTATCGAAATGGGTAAGTTGCCGTTTGACTGTGCAGAAGCCGAGCAAGAGCTGCAAGAAGGGCCAATCACAGAGTACGCCGGTTCTGGTTTAGCCATGGTCAAACTTGGCCTTGGTCTAAAACAACTGGTGGTTGCTCAGCTATTCCTCGCGATTTTCATTCCGTTTGGTAAAGCCACGTCACTGACATTTCCTGCATTAGCCTCGGCTACGGGGATCTTAATGCTGAAATTGTTCGTCGTATTTTTGGTGGCTGGCGTAATTGAAAACAGCGTGGCACGAACTCGATTCTTGAAAACGCATCACCTGACTTGGGTGGGATTTGGTATCGCGGTATTAGCGTTTATCTTTTTCCTCACTGGTTTATAG
- the hyfB gene encoding hydrogenase 4 subunit B yields the protein MIELDLLMLSILLYLAGAGFSLIFHNDERRAAHVSGVLCALGGIAGIAAAIPVLLNGDAITQQLYSPFSFADCVIRLDALSAFMVMVISLLVVACAVYSLSYMREYEGKGVWAMGFFMNVFIASMVALVVSDNAFYFIVFFEMMSLASYFLVISEQDEKAVKAGLQYFLIAHAGSVLIMIAFFILYRQSGSLNFADFKNAELSQWQASAVFLLAFFGFGAKAGMITLHGWLPQAHPAAPSHASALMSGVMVKIGVFGIIKVGIDFLGADTAWWGYLVLAFGGVSSVLGVMYALAEHDIKRLLAYHTVENVGIILMGVGIGMIGIANDQPVLATLGLLGGLYHLLNHAVFKGLLFLGAGSMIYRVHTKDMEKMGGLAKLMPYTALAFLIGTMAISALPPLNGFVSEWFIYQSLLTMSKEGTFAMSIAGPIAVVMLAITGALACMCFVKVYGICFCGAARSEQATKATEVPKPMVFGTLSLAVLCIVLGVGSPWIAPTISSVASSLVNSDAITVTQGAALIPDNGAQAILSTPVIALTLLGLILVPVLILSIFKGPKLTRRHNNDPWACGYGYEDRMTVSAGGFTQPLRAMFVPLYAIRNWLNPAPLFALILEKTKAGATYIEPFFDNRVILPIARFVLAVGKRLQWLQYGDFRTYCLYMVIALLVLLFIPVDLGVN from the coding sequence ATGATAGAACTCGACTTATTAATGCTTTCGATTTTGCTTTATCTCGCAGGCGCTGGGTTTTCGTTGATTTTTCATAACGATGAACGACGCGCCGCGCATGTTTCTGGCGTGCTATGTGCGTTAGGCGGTATTGCTGGCATTGCGGCGGCTATTCCTGTGCTGTTGAACGGGGACGCTATCACGCAGCAACTTTATAGTCCTTTTTCCTTTGCTGATTGCGTGATCCGCTTGGATGCACTGTCTGCCTTTATGGTGATGGTGATTTCGCTATTAGTGGTGGCGTGCGCCGTTTATTCACTGTCTTACATGCGTGAATATGAAGGAAAAGGTGTGTGGGCAATGGGCTTCTTCATGAATGTCTTTATTGCTTCCATGGTGGCCTTGGTTGTTTCTGACAATGCGTTTTACTTCATTGTCTTTTTCGAAATGATGTCGCTGGCTTCTTACTTCTTGGTGATCTCGGAACAAGATGAAAAAGCGGTAAAAGCTGGGCTGCAATATTTCTTGATAGCGCACGCGGGTTCTGTGTTGATCATGATTGCTTTCTTCATTTTGTATCGCCAATCAGGCAGCTTGAACTTCGCGGATTTCAAAAACGCTGAGCTTTCACAATGGCAAGCATCGGCGGTGTTCTTGTTGGCCTTCTTTGGTTTTGGTGCCAAAGCAGGGATGATCACCTTACACGGTTGGTTGCCACAAGCTCACCCCGCAGCGCCTTCTCATGCATCGGCATTAATGTCGGGTGTGATGGTCAAAATTGGTGTGTTCGGCATCATTAAAGTCGGTATCGATTTTCTTGGGGCAGATACGGCATGGTGGGGCTATCTGGTATTGGCCTTTGGCGGTGTGTCGTCGGTGTTAGGTGTTATGTATGCCTTGGCAGAGCACGATATCAAACGCTTGTTGGCTTACCACACGGTGGAAAACGTCGGCATTATTTTAATGGGCGTTGGCATTGGCATGATAGGTATTGCTAACGACCAACCTGTGTTGGCAACCCTAGGTTTACTCGGTGGCTTATACCACTTACTGAACCATGCGGTGTTTAAAGGACTGTTGTTCTTAGGCGCGGGCTCAATGATTTACCGTGTTCACACCAAAGACATGGAAAAAATGGGTGGTCTTGCCAAGTTAATGCCGTATACCGCGTTAGCGTTTTTGATCGGGACTATGGCGATTTCTGCCTTACCGCCGCTTAACGGTTTTGTCAGTGAATGGTTCATCTACCAGTCGCTGCTGACTATGAGCAAAGAAGGCACGTTCGCGATGTCGATTGCAGGGCCTATTGCCGTAGTCATGCTTGCCATTACTGGTGCGCTGGCCTGCATGTGTTTCGTGAAAGTGTACGGTATTTGTTTTTGCGGTGCCGCGCGAAGCGAACAAGCCACCAAAGCCACTGAAGTGCCCAAGCCTATGGTGTTTGGCACCCTGTCGTTAGCGGTACTTTGCATTGTGCTGGGTGTGGGTTCGCCTTGGATCGCACCAACGATCTCAAGTGTTGCAAGCAGCTTGGTTAATAGCGATGCCATTACGGTAACGCAAGGCGCAGCGCTTATTCCAGATAACGGCGCACAAGCAATTCTATCAACACCTGTTATTGCCCTGACGTTACTTGGATTGATACTGGTTCCTGTACTTATTCTTTCTATCTTCAAAGGGCCGAAACTTACACGCCGCCACAACAACGATCCATGGGCGTGTGGTTATGGCTATGAAGATCGCATGACAGTGTCCGCAGGGGGCTTTACTCAGCCACTGCGTGCCATGTTTGTTCCGCTATACGCCATTCGAAATTGGTTAAATCCAGCGCCGCTGTTCGCTTTGATCCTTGAAAAGACCAAAGCAGGGGCGACGTACATCGAACCTTTCTTTGATAACAGAGTGATATTGCCTATCGCACGTTTTGTGCTGGCTGTCGGTAAACGCCTCCAATGGCTGCAATACGGGGATTTTAGAACCTATTGCTTATACATGGTTATTGCGTTGCTGGTGCTGTTATTCATTCCCGTAGATTTAGGAGTTAACTGA